A region from the Sphingomonas sp. S2-65 genome encodes:
- a CDS encoding TetR/AcrR family transcriptional regulator: MKLSLCPGGKGRPREFDVDDALAAALRVFWSKGYEGASLTDLTEAMGITRPSLYAAFGNKESLFRKALDLYEREKLAYMQPALDAPTARGVAERVLLGALEMHASEGEPKGCLRVISSVACGVEAESIRAEVIERRKSSGRLLIERFQKAKDAGELPDTLTAEGLASYLIALVQGMSLQAGAGASRAELSGLVETSLAVWPTR; the protein is encoded by the coding sequence TCCTGGTGGCAAGGGTCGCCCGCGTGAATTCGACGTTGACGATGCCCTTGCAGCGGCGCTCCGCGTATTCTGGAGCAAGGGCTATGAAGGCGCCTCGCTGACCGACCTGACGGAGGCGATGGGGATCACGCGTCCCAGCCTCTACGCTGCCTTCGGCAACAAGGAGTCGTTGTTCCGCAAGGCACTCGACCTCTACGAGCGTGAGAAGCTCGCTTACATGCAGCCCGCGCTCGACGCGCCTACCGCCCGCGGCGTGGCGGAACGCGTCCTGCTCGGCGCGCTCGAGATGCACGCCAGTGAGGGGGAGCCCAAGGGCTGCCTGCGGGTGATCAGCTCGGTTGCGTGCGGTGTCGAGGCGGAGTCGATCCGCGCCGAGGTGATCGAACGCCGCAAGTCGTCCGGCCGGCTGCTTATCGAGCGTTTTCAGAAGGCTAAGGACGCCGGCGAGCTGCCCGATACGCTCACCGCGGAAGGGTTGGCGTCCTACCTCATCGCCCTGGTCCAGGGCATGTCGCTCCAGGCCGGTGCCGGTGCCAGCCGCGCCGAATTGTCGGGCTTGGTGGAAACCAGCCTGGCGGTCTGGCCCACGCGCTAG
- a CDS encoding peptidylprolyl isomerase: MRHLFASATLLLFCLTASASPPPSAFVRVRIVTSEGPIVVALEAGRAPKTTANFLAYVDDGRFDGTSIYRSARRKADPKFGFIQGGIGTDARRILPSPPLEPTDKTGIRHLSGAISMAHGSNPDSATGNFSIMVGDNPGLDAKPGSRGFAAFGHVVSGMDVVKRILGKSTCCGRDAMRGQMIQPPVKLIRVQRLDGTPRPTGLPKPWTLGLR, translated from the coding sequence ATGCGCCATTTGTTTGCCTCTGCTACCCTCCTGCTGTTCTGCCTTACGGCATCCGCCTCTCCGCCGCCGTCGGCCTTTGTTCGCGTGAGGATCGTGACCTCGGAAGGTCCGATTGTCGTGGCGCTGGAGGCTGGCCGCGCGCCCAAGACCACCGCGAATTTCCTCGCCTATGTCGATGACGGGCGCTTCGACGGCACTTCCATCTATCGCTCCGCCCGCCGAAAAGCGGATCCCAAGTTCGGCTTCATCCAGGGCGGGATCGGAACCGATGCGCGCCGCATCCTGCCGTCGCCGCCGCTCGAGCCCACCGATAAGACCGGCATACGCCACTTGAGTGGCGCCATTTCGATGGCACATGGCAGCAACCCGGATTCCGCCACGGGCAATTTCTCGATCATGGTGGGCGACAATCCGGGGCTGGACGCGAAACCCGGTTCGCGAGGGTTCGCCGCCTTCGGGCATGTGGTGTCCGGAATGGATGTGGTGAAGCGTATTCTCGGCAAGTCGACCTGCTGCGGACGCGACGCGATGCGCGGCCAGATGATCCAGCCTCCCGTGAAGTTGATCCGCGTGCAGCGTCTGGACGGCACACCCCGACCTACCGGCTTGCCCAAGCCTTGGACGCTGGGCTTACGCTAG
- a CDS encoding class I SAM-dependent methyltransferase, whose product MHAPALYLQAQAHLRADRPQQALDALTACVDRHPAFGPAFLTLAELVEPTQPGVTIQLLTHALDKFPEFRAQITPILRATLPKLTPKTWHLSLERAVLACMDDPQPLARFAARLLLLKHSEPDIMLAEQDPLWHAFLTRCINVDPAMEARIQQLRQKVGAASPLLPALALQAFSNEYLQRQQERPATPLHQLLDTPLIDLPNLEFPDGEPWNELARRTREDLIEERRLAAALPSLAPLADATSLAVAAQYEANPYPRWQAPPAPAPRDLRAFVQSFGAKLSATFQVLVAGCGTGFEAIDLARTDPTVTVTALDLSRASLAYAQRMANELGVTNLRFLHGDLLDLHLLDERFDFVTSTGVLHHIADPAAGLAALVAVTRPGGLLRLSLYSHRARELVRTAHRLILDRGWQPVPDDIRAFRRHVLSLPLEAPLALLRESDDFYTLSGCRDLVFHVHERQFTLPEVAALTGALNLVGFDASQDALSMFRDRFGDADRLDLRLWGQLEQEHPALFAGMYQLLVRAPSST is encoded by the coding sequence ATGCACGCTCCCGCGCTCTATCTTCAGGCTCAGGCTCATCTTCGCGCCGATCGCCCGCAGCAGGCGCTCGACGCGCTCACCGCCTGCGTCGATCGCCATCCGGCGTTCGGCCCGGCCTTTCTGACGCTCGCCGAGTTGGTGGAACCGACGCAGCCGGGCGTCACAATACAGCTGTTGACGCACGCATTGGACAAATTTCCCGAATTTCGAGCGCAAATCACGCCGATTTTGCGTGCAACGCTACCAAAACTCACGCCGAAAACGTGGCATTTGAGCCTGGAGCGGGCCGTGCTCGCCTGCATGGACGACCCACAGCCGCTCGCCCGCTTCGCGGCCCGCCTGCTCCTGCTAAAGCATTCTGAACCCGACATAATGTTGGCGGAACAGGATCCGCTCTGGCACGCCTTCCTGACGCGCTGCATCAATGTCGATCCGGCAATGGAGGCGCGAATTCAACAACTTAGGCAAAAGGTCGGCGCAGCCTCGCCCCTCCTCCCCGCCCTCGCCTTGCAGGCCTTCTCAAATGAGTATCTCCAGCGTCAACAAGAGCGTCCAGCAACCCCCCTCCACCAACTCCTCGACACCCCCCTCATCGACCTTCCAAACCTAGAGTTTCCAGATGGCGAACCATGGAACGAACTAGCCCGCCGCACGCGCGAAGACCTGATCGAGGAGCGTCGGCTCGCAGCCGCGCTCCCCAGCCTGGCACCGCTCGCCGACGCAACCTCCCTGGCAGTCGCCGCGCAGTACGAGGCCAATCCCTATCCGCGCTGGCAAGCCCCGCCGGCGCCTGCGCCACGCGACCTTCGTGCCTTCGTTCAGAGCTTCGGCGCGAAACTCTCGGCCACGTTCCAGGTCCTCGTCGCCGGCTGCGGCACGGGGTTCGAAGCGATCGATCTGGCTCGCACCGATCCGACCGTCACCGTCACTGCCCTCGACCTCAGCCGCGCCAGCCTCGCCTACGCCCAGCGGATGGCGAATGAACTTGGCGTAACAAACCTCCGCTTCCTGCATGGCGACCTGCTCGATCTGCACTTGCTCGACGAACGCTTCGACTTCGTCACCAGCACCGGTGTCCTCCACCACATAGCCGATCCGGCGGCCGGCCTTGCCGCGTTGGTCGCGGTGACCCGCCCCGGGGGGCTGTTACGTCTGTCGCTCTACAGTCACCGCGCAAGGGAGTTGGTCCGGACCGCCCATCGCCTGATCCTCGACCGCGGCTGGCAGCCCGTACCTGACGACATCCGCGCTTTTCGCCGCCACGTGCTCAGCCTGCCCTTGGAGGCCCCGCTCGCCCTCCTGCGCGAAAGCGACGACTTCTACACGCTCAGCGGATGCCGCGACCTCGTCTTCCACGTCCACGAGCGCCAGTTCACGTTACCCGAGGTAGCAGCGCTTACTGGCGCGTTGAACCTCGTCGGGTTTGATGCCTCGCAGGACGCGCTGTCGATGTTCCGAGACCGCTTCGGCGATGCTGACCGACTGGACCTGAGGCTCTGGGGTCAATTGGAGCAGGAGCACCCAGCACTTTTTGCCGGCATGTACCAACTCCTGGTTCGGGCGCCGAGCAGCACCTAG
- the dacB gene encoding D-alanyl-D-alanine carboxypeptidase/D-alanyl-D-alanine-endopeptidase: MIRIAFALALLFATPAVAQSLQRKAEAALAEAPRGTRFGFVVVDEKGREIVAVNPDGRFMPASNTKIVTTAAAYWVLAGIDRPDTTGGAAVRLEGQDVVLQGNGDARLSSTPDCMTDCLSVLADAVAKRTRSVRNVIGDDTALPDQRWSPGMSWNNIPGGSGTGVSALTLDDNEVRLKVSPGPAGRQPVVEMLPYYQVENRAVTVASGPTTISYDRDLNGKLLRVSGQIAVTAPPRTLRLGLDDPAHYAAWRLKTLLEARGVRVTGQVTVRHRALTPQDDPAVRGNALPVRGQTLPVLARLTPPPLAGDVATTNKTSQNLHAELLLRRIALQTGSGSIADGQVRIDAMLSGAGLPRTAYDFSDGSGMSTYNRIAPRGMVTLLRWIAAQPWGGAWRATLPIGGVDGTLARRFKGTALEGRVFAKTGTLNGTSALSGYLVARSGRTLSFSLIANDIPQDGDVSRVMEAALLTVAEGS; this comes from the coding sequence ATGATCCGTATCGCCTTCGCGCTCGCGCTGCTCTTCGCCACCCCCGCCGTTGCCCAGAGCCTTCAGCGCAAGGCCGAGGCGGCGCTGGCGGAGGCGCCGCGCGGCACGCGCTTCGGGTTCGTCGTGGTGGACGAAAAGGGGCGCGAGATCGTTGCCGTGAACCCCGACGGGCGCTTCATGCCGGCGTCCAACACCAAGATCGTCACCACCGCCGCCGCGTATTGGGTGCTGGCTGGCATCGATCGGCCGGACACGACGGGCGGCGCGGCGGTGCGGTTGGAAGGACAGGATGTCGTGCTGCAGGGCAATGGCGATGCGCGGCTGTCGAGCACCCCCGATTGCATGACCGACTGCCTGTCGGTGCTTGCGGATGCGGTTGCCAAACGAACCAGGTCCGTTCGCAATGTCATCGGCGACGACACGGCGCTTCCCGACCAGCGGTGGAGCCCAGGGATGAGTTGGAACAACATCCCAGGCGGGTCCGGAACGGGCGTGTCGGCCCTGACGCTGGATGACAACGAAGTGCGGCTGAAGGTGTCGCCAGGGCCGGCAGGACGGCAGCCGGTGGTGGAGATGCTGCCTTATTACCAGGTCGAGAACCGCGCGGTGACCGTCGCATCCGGGCCCACCACGATAAGCTACGACCGGGATCTGAACGGCAAGCTGCTTCGCGTCTCGGGGCAGATCGCAGTCACCGCACCGCCCAGGACGCTGCGGCTGGGGCTGGACGATCCCGCGCACTATGCCGCGTGGCGGCTGAAGACGCTGCTGGAGGCTCGCGGCGTGCGAGTGACGGGGCAAGTGACCGTGCGGCACCGTGCGCTGACGCCACAGGATGACCCCGCCGTCCGCGGCAACGCGCTGCCGGTCCGGGGACAAACGCTGCCGGTGCTGGCAAGGCTGACTCCGCCGCCGTTGGCGGGCGACGTGGCGACGACCAACAAGACGAGCCAGAACCTCCATGCCGAACTGCTGCTGCGGCGCATCGCGCTCCAAACGGGATCCGGGTCGATTGCCGACGGGCAGGTGCGCATCGACGCGATGCTGAGCGGCGCGGGGCTGCCGCGCACGGCCTATGACTTTTCCGACGGATCGGGGATGTCCACGTACAACCGGATCGCGCCGCGTGGCATGGTGACGCTCCTGCGCTGGATCGCGGCGCAGCCCTGGGGCGGCGCATGGCGGGCGACGCTGCCGATCGGCGGCGTCGACGGCACGCTCGCGCGGCGGTTCAAGGGCACGGCGCTGGAGGGGCGGGTGTTCGCCAAGACCGGGACGCTGAACGGCACGAGTGCGCTGTCGGGCTATCTGGTGGCGCGAAGCGGCAGGACGTTGAGCTTTTCGTTGATCGCAAACGACATTCCGCAGGACGGCGACGTGTCGCGCGTGATGGAGGCGGCGCTGCTCACCGTGGCGGAGGGGAGCTGA
- a CDS encoding DUF808 domain-containing protein, which produces MAGGLVALLDDIAALAKLAAASVDDVTAAAGRASAKAAGVVIDDTAVTPRYVVGLSPDRELPIIWKIALGSLRNKLLFILPAALALSALAPWAITPILMVGGAYLCFEAAEKIVEALSGHHHAEEVETISDPKELEARQVSGAVRTDFILSAEIMAIALSDLPAMSLGTRALVLAVVAVAITIGVYGVVALIVKMDDIGLHLSRRASSGVRALGRGLVKAMPVLLKALSHIGVAAMVWVGGGILLHGLDIFGLGAIPHAVEHFAEQVAHGVPAGQGVVVWLVNAIAAAILGLIVGGIIVGLLHLVPRKAAHG; this is translated from the coding sequence ATGGCAGGTGGTTTGGTCGCGCTGCTGGACGATATCGCGGCACTTGCGAAGCTGGCCGCAGCGTCGGTGGACGACGTGACCGCTGCTGCGGGACGGGCAAGCGCAAAGGCGGCCGGCGTGGTGATCGACGATACCGCGGTGACGCCGCGCTACGTCGTCGGGCTGTCGCCCGACCGCGAGCTGCCGATCATCTGGAAGATCGCGCTGGGATCGCTGCGCAACAAATTGCTCTTCATCCTGCCGGCCGCGCTGGCACTGAGCGCCTTGGCGCCGTGGGCGATCACCCCGATCCTGATGGTGGGCGGCGCCTATCTCTGTTTCGAGGCAGCCGAGAAGATCGTCGAGGCATTGAGCGGGCACCACCATGCCGAGGAAGTCGAGACGATCTCCGACCCCAAGGAACTCGAAGCGCGGCAAGTGAGCGGGGCGGTGCGGACCGACTTCATCCTCTCGGCCGAGATCATGGCGATCGCGCTGTCCGATCTTCCGGCAATGTCGCTGGGGACGCGCGCGCTGGTGCTGGCGGTGGTCGCAGTGGCGATCACGATCGGCGTGTATGGCGTCGTCGCCTTGATCGTGAAGATGGATGATATCGGACTGCATCTGAGCCGGCGGGCGTCGTCGGGCGTCCGGGCGTTGGGCCGCGGGCTGGTGAAGGCGATGCCGGTGCTGCTGAAGGCGCTGTCGCATATCGGCGTGGCGGCGATGGTGTGGGTCGGCGGCGGCATCCTGCTGCACGGGCTGGACATTTTTGGCTTGGGCGCGATCCCGCACGCCGTGGAGCATTTCGCCGAGCAAGTGGCGCACGGCGTGCCCGCGGGGCAGGGCGTGGTCGTCTGGCTGGTGAACGCAATCGCAGCGGCGATACTGGGCCTGATCGTCGGGGGCATCATCGTCGGGTTGCTGCACCTGGTGCCGCGCAAGGCTGCCCATGGCTGA
- a CDS encoding patatin-like phospholipase family protein, whose protein sequence is MPTGTALILGGGVGLGAYQLGAYAALEASGAIELQAVAGSSIGAINGAILAGNPPEQRLPRLRSFWKRVEREAAPDEWVDPLALARTGPLRHLRNWGNILATRTTGTPGLFQPRLPGMGRSRVPSLYDAGPLAESLTELVDFDLLNQGPVRFAIATTDVETGETILFDTALGDRITPDHILASSALLPAFEPVQIDGRWLGDGGFSANVPLEPVLCSERPCPAPPLCVILDLFPPDGPLPVGLEATVERATDLKFATQTTLRLAGLRRERALEARLESAEASTVLHLSYRGPAHEAGQEKTYDFSPATLRDREQSGADDAQAALALLRTLPEESAPGLHIHRVRRP, encoded by the coding sequence ATGCCGACCGGAACCGCACTGATCCTGGGGGGCGGCGTCGGCCTCGGCGCCTATCAGCTCGGCGCCTATGCCGCCCTGGAAGCCAGCGGCGCGATCGAGCTTCAGGCCGTCGCGGGCTCGTCGATCGGCGCCATCAACGGCGCGATCCTCGCCGGAAATCCGCCCGAGCAGCGCCTCCCCAGGCTGCGCAGCTTCTGGAAACGCGTCGAGCGAGAGGCCGCACCGGACGAATGGGTCGATCCGCTCGCCCTAGCGCGCACCGGCCCGCTGCGCCACTTGCGCAACTGGGGCAACATCCTCGCGACCCGGACCACCGGCACGCCCGGGCTGTTCCAGCCGCGTCTGCCAGGCATGGGCCGCAGCCGCGTGCCGAGCCTCTATGATGCCGGCCCTCTCGCCGAGTCCTTGACCGAGCTGGTCGACTTCGACCTTCTCAACCAAGGCCCGGTGCGGTTCGCGATCGCAACCACCGATGTGGAAACCGGCGAGACCATCCTGTTCGACACTGCGCTTGGCGACCGCATCACCCCGGACCATATCCTGGCCTCCAGCGCGCTGCTGCCCGCGTTCGAGCCGGTGCAGATCGACGGCCGCTGGCTGGGCGATGGCGGCTTCTCCGCGAACGTGCCGCTCGAACCCGTGCTGTGCTCGGAACGGCCGTGCCCGGCACCGCCGCTGTGCGTGATACTCGATCTGTTCCCCCCCGATGGCCCGCTCCCCGTCGGCCTGGAAGCCACGGTCGAGCGCGCCACCGACCTGAAATTCGCCACCCAGACCACGCTGCGCCTCGCGGGCTTGCGCCGCGAGCGCGCGCTGGAAGCCCGGCTCGAAAGCGCGGAAGCCAGCACCGTCCTGCACCTGAGCTATCGAGGGCCGGCGCACGAGGCGGGTCAGGAAAAGACCTACGACTTTTCGCCCGCTACCTTGCGTGATCGCGAGCAAAGCGGCGCGGACGACGCCCAGGCCGCTCTGGCGCTGTTGCGGACGCTTCCTGAAGAAAGCGCCCCGGGACTGCACATCCACCGCGTCCGCCGCCCATAA
- a CDS encoding SDR family oxidoreductase — protein MIDLKGKRILVTGGTTGIGRETVKLLAAQGARVLTFGRSQEPLDEVVAQAGSGDGEVFGITADAGTREGLDAVFAAVDEKLAGLDMLVACAALGADPLTEMAEDDWRYVIETNLVGYLASAQRAIQRLDQAGGGHLLFVGSISTEIKAAGESVYSATKAGIQAFAETLRKEISAQKNIKVSVIQPGSVETDMQECSDDEKAEAVEKQQMLHAQEVADAIIWTLTRSANIVNLRIEPLDQKTS, from the coding sequence ATGATTGATCTCAAAGGAAAACGCATCCTCGTCACCGGCGGCACGACGGGCATCGGCCGGGAAACGGTGAAGCTGCTCGCCGCCCAGGGCGCCCGAGTTCTGACCTTCGGCCGCAGCCAGGAACCGCTGGACGAAGTGGTGGCGCAGGCGGGCAGCGGCGACGGCGAAGTTTTCGGCATAACCGCCGACGCCGGCACGCGCGAAGGTCTGGACGCGGTGTTCGCCGCGGTAGACGAGAAGCTGGCCGGGCTCGACATGCTGGTCGCGTGCGCCGCGCTCGGCGCCGATCCGCTCACCGAAATGGCCGAGGACGATTGGCGCTACGTCATCGAAACCAACCTGGTCGGCTATCTCGCCAGCGCCCAGCGCGCCATCCAGCGGCTGGACCAGGCCGGCGGCGGCCACCTCCTCTTCGTCGGATCGATCAGCACCGAGATCAAGGCCGCCGGCGAAAGCGTGTACTCCGCCACCAAGGCGGGCATCCAGGCCTTTGCCGAGACGCTGCGCAAGGAGATCTCGGCGCAAAAGAACATCAAGGTCTCGGTGATCCAGCCCGGTTCGGTCGAAACCGACATGCAGGAATGCAGCGACGACGAGAAAGCCGAAGCGGTCGAAAAGCAGCAGATGCTCCACGCTCAGGAGGTCGCCGACGCGATCATCTGGACCCTCACGCGCTCGGCGAACATCGTTAACCTGCGCATCGAACCGCTCGACCAGAAGACGAGTTGA
- a CDS encoding manganese catalase family protein, with product MFMHNKRLQYTVRVSEPNPRLACLMLEQFGGADGELAAAMRYFTQGLGEEDPGRKDLLLDIATEELSHLEVIGTIVTMLNKGVKAQLSEAQQSEAELFAMVGQTGTSAKESILFGGGPALIDSAGVPWTAAYVDTRSEPTVDLRSNIAAESRAKIVYERLINITDDPGIKDALNFLMTREVAHQKSFEKALYSIENNFPPGKLPGMEQYASVYVNASQGEGDMTGPWNSGDQWERIDDLEQSMPIDEGDGKASVELSSSDMAALGKMATRLKSDVTKDPTTGTDLGAGPGAGRTKHLESAE from the coding sequence ATGTTCATGCACAATAAACGCCTGCAATATACGGTTCGCGTGTCGGAGCCAAATCCGCGGCTCGCCTGCCTCATGCTCGAGCAGTTCGGCGGCGCGGACGGCGAGTTGGCGGCAGCGATGCGCTATTTCACGCAAGGGCTGGGCGAAGAGGATCCGGGCCGCAAGGACCTGTTGCTCGACATCGCCACCGAGGAATTGAGCCACCTGGAAGTGATCGGCACGATCGTCACCATGCTCAACAAGGGCGTGAAGGCGCAGCTTTCCGAAGCGCAGCAGTCCGAAGCCGAATTGTTCGCGATGGTCGGCCAGACCGGTACGAGCGCCAAGGAGTCGATCCTGTTCGGCGGCGGGCCCGCGCTGATCGATTCGGCGGGCGTTCCGTGGACGGCGGCCTATGTCGACACGCGTTCCGAGCCGACAGTGGACCTTCGCTCCAACATCGCCGCCGAGAGCCGGGCCAAGATCGTCTATGAGCGGTTGATCAACATCACCGACGATCCCGGCATCAAGGATGCGCTGAACTTCCTGATGACGCGCGAAGTGGCGCACCAGAAGTCGTTCGAAAAGGCGCTGTATTCGATCGAGAACAACTTCCCGCCGGGCAAGCTGCCGGGGATGGAGCAATATGCCAGCGTGTACGTCAACGCCTCGCAGGGCGAAGGCGACATGACCGGGCCGTGGAACTCGGGCGACCAATGGGAGCGGATCGACGACCTGGAACAGTCGATGCCGATCGACGAGGGCGACGGCAAGGCGAGTGTCGAGCTGAGCAGCAGCGACATGGCGGCTTTGGGCAAGATGGCTACGCGCCTGAAGTCCGACGTGACCAAGGACCCGACCACCGGCACCGACCTGGGCGCAGGACCGGGCGCTGGCCGCACCAAGCACCTCGAATCGGCGGAATAA
- a CDS encoding ferritin-like domain-containing protein: MATNIDDNAAREVFVTGLKNAHALEHQAMALMDRQIEHLANYAEVEAQLRAHRGETEGQIQRLETILTNLGESPSGLKDAALTFTGNMAALAHTFAPDEVIKNSFANYAFESFERASYEALITMAQAAGFSEAVPLLEETLREEIAMQQWVIDTQPLVIRKFLALRQSGETASH; the protein is encoded by the coding sequence ATGGCGACCAACATCGACGACAATGCCGCGCGCGAAGTGTTCGTGACGGGACTGAAGAACGCCCACGCGCTGGAGCATCAGGCGATGGCGCTGATGGACCGGCAGATCGAGCATCTGGCGAACTATGCCGAAGTGGAAGCGCAGCTGCGCGCCCATCGCGGCGAGACCGAAGGCCAGATCCAGCGGCTCGAGACCATCCTGACCAATCTGGGCGAGAGCCCGTCGGGACTGAAGGACGCCGCCTTGACCTTTACCGGCAATATGGCGGCGCTGGCGCACACCTTCGCGCCGGACGAGGTGATCAAGAACAGCTTCGCCAACTACGCGTTCGAGAGCTTCGAACGGGCGAGCTATGAAGCGCTGATCACCATGGCGCAGGCGGCCGGCTTCAGCGAGGCGGTGCCGCTGCTCGAGGAGACGTTGCGCGAGGAGATTGCGATGCAGCAATGGGTGATCGACACCCAGCCGCTGGTGATCCGCAAGTTCCTGGCGCTGCGCCAGTCGGGGGAAACCGCGAGCCACTAA
- a CDS encoding DUF4142 domain-containing protein, translated as MKHLLLCSSLLAAAVAGPAFVGAPAAEAQSSRTPTRAAQFVPMAASSDMYEIESSRLALERSQSPAIKQFAQMMIDHHTMTTQQVTQAAQASGMTPPPPALLPPHRALLDKLQRAQGRDFDRMYLDQQRTAHRQALALHQTYARRGDKEPLRQAASGAVPVVQRHIDQLKTLSPA; from the coding sequence ATGAAGCATCTTCTTTTATGTTCCAGCCTCTTGGCTGCTGCCGTGGCCGGCCCTGCATTCGTCGGCGCACCGGCCGCTGAGGCTCAGTCCAGCCGCACCCCGACCAGGGCCGCACAGTTCGTCCCGATGGCCGCCTCCAGCGACATGTACGAGATCGAGTCGTCCCGCCTCGCTTTGGAACGGTCGCAGAGCCCGGCGATCAAGCAATTCGCCCAGATGATGATCGACCACCACACCATGACGACGCAGCAGGTGACGCAAGCCGCCCAGGCCTCGGGCATGACCCCGCCGCCGCCGGCGCTCTTGCCGCCGCACCGCGCGCTGCTCGACAAGCTCCAGCGGGCGCAGGGCCGCGACTTCGACCGCATGTATCTCGACCAGCAGCGTACCGCGCATCGCCAGGCGCTGGCGCTCCACCAGACCTATGCGCGCCGCGGCGACAAGGAACCGCTGCGTCAGGCCGCGAGCGGCGCCGTGCCGGTCGTTCAGCGCCACATCGACCAGCTCAAGACTCTCTCCCCGGCCTGA
- a CDS encoding SDR family NAD(P)-dependent oxidoreductase, whose protein sequence is MRKVFILLLMLLVPALSGCAVNTHLGTRDLQRIAGKTYVVTGASSGFGRGVAEMLGRERANVVVAARRADVLEEVAAVIRASGGQALVMPTDVSDPAQVERLARETVARFGRIDVWINDAAVGTIGRFEEIPIADHARAVDVNLKGVIYGSHHAVRQFKAQGRGVLINLGSVESQVPLAYHASYAATKAGIWALGRAMNEELRKAGYKKKIQVVTIMPWAADTPFWDHAANYSGRAGRMAALDPPEKVVQAIVWASLHPREEVPVGWKAQAVSTFHTIMPDLVEEVSGNIAHAEQMRKAGPQAPGPGAMHEPMAAGRSVDGGVRARMKAEDEARERAPK, encoded by the coding sequence ATGCGCAAGGTTTTCATCCTGCTCCTAATGCTGTTGGTGCCGGCGCTGTCCGGCTGCGCGGTGAACACCCATCTCGGCACCCGCGACCTGCAGCGGATCGCGGGCAAGACCTATGTCGTGACCGGTGCGTCGAGCGGCTTCGGGCGCGGCGTGGCCGAGATGCTGGGGCGCGAGCGAGCGAACGTGGTAGTCGCCGCGCGGCGGGCGGACGTGCTGGAGGAAGTGGCGGCGGTGATCCGCGCCTCGGGCGGCCAGGCATTGGTGATGCCCACCGATGTGTCCGATCCCGCGCAGGTCGAGCGGCTGGCGCGCGAGACGGTGGCGCGGTTCGGGCGGATCGACGTGTGGATCAACGATGCCGCGGTGGGCACGATCGGGCGGTTCGAGGAGATCCCGATCGCCGACCACGCCCGCGCAGTGGACGTGAACCTGAAGGGCGTGATCTATGGCAGCCATCACGCGGTGCGCCAGTTCAAGGCGCAGGGGCGGGGCGTGCTGATCAACCTGGGATCGGTGGAGAGCCAGGTGCCGCTGGCCTATCACGCCAGCTATGCCGCGACCAAGGCGGGCATCTGGGCGCTGGGACGCGCGATGAACGAGGAACTGCGCAAGGCCGGTTACAAGAAGAAGATCCAGGTGGTTACGATCATGCCCTGGGCCGCGGACACGCCGTTCTGGGATCACGCCGCCAATTACAGCGGCCGTGCAGGGCGGATGGCGGCCCTGGATCCGCCCGAAAAGGTCGTGCAGGCGATCGTCTGGGCATCGCTTCACCCGCGCGAGGAAGTGCCGGTGGGGTGGAAAGCGCAGGCGGTGTCGACCTTTCACACGATCATGCCCGACCTGGTGGAGGAGGTTTCCGGCAACATCGCCCATGCCGAGCAGATGCGGAAAGCGGGGCCGCAAGCGCCGGGGCCCGGGGCGATGCATGAGCCAATGGCCGCCGGGCGTAGCGTGGATGGGGGTGTTCGGGCGCGGATGAAGGCCGAGGACGAGGCTCGCGAGAGGGCGCCGAAGTAA